Part of the Halogeometricum sp. S3BR5-2 genome, GAACGCGGCTTAGGACCCTCCCCGCTTTACCGTTTTCCCGGACGGTCGCGCCCGAATCCGGGCAGCTATTGCCCCGGCGTCCCCGTCACTTCCCATGCAGTACGACGCGGTCATCTTCGACAACGACGGCGTCCTCGTGCGTCTCACGACGCTGGACGTGCTCCGGCGGGCCTCCCGCGCGGCGTTCGAGGACGTGGGCATCTCCGACCCGGCGACCGAACACGTCGAGCGCATGATGCTCGGCGTGACGCCCGCCGACGTGCGCGAGGTGTGCGAGACGTACGAACCCGCCCCCGCGGAGTTCTGGGCCGCGCGCGACGGCGCGGCCTCCGACGCGCAGATTCGGGAGATGCGCGACGGCCGTATGGCGCGCTACGACGACGTGAGCGCGCTGGAACGAATCGACGCCCCGCGCGGCGTCGTGAGCACGAACCAGCAGGCGACGGTCGACGCCGTTCTCGACCATCACAGCCTCTCGCACCTGTTCGAGACGGCGTACGGCCGCGACCCGACCGTCGAGAGTCTCCGTCTGAAGAAGCCCGAACCCCACTACCTCGAACGCGCGATGGCCGACTTGGACGCGGAGACGGCGCTGTTCGTCGGCGATAGCGAGACGGACGTGCTCGCGGCGCACCGCGCGGGCGTCGACTCCGCGTTCATCCGGCGGGGGCACCGCGCGGACGCGGTGCTGGACGAGCGACCGACGTACGAGATAGAGACGCTGTACGACCTGCACGACGTGGACGGCGTTCCGCTCGCCGCCGCCGACGGGGGTGCGCGATGACGGACGACGCGTCGGGTTCCACCGTCGGCGAGGCGGGCGTCCCCGCCGTCGGACTCGGGACGATGGGCCTCGAAACCACCAAAGAAGCCCGCGCGGTCACGACGGCGCTGGAGATGGGCTACCGCCACGTCGACACCGCGCAGATATACGACAACGAAGCGGTCGTCGGCGACGCCGCGGCCGCCGCGGACGTGCCGCGCGAGGACGTTTTCCTCGCGACGAAGGTGTGGGCCGACAAACTCGGGTACGACGACGTGCTGTCGAGCACGCGCGCGAGTCTGGAACGACTGAGGACGGACTACGTCGACCTGCTGTACGTCCACCGGCCCATCGACGCCTACGACCCGGAGACGACGCTCGCGGCGTTCGACCGTCTGCGCGAGGAGGGTCTGATTCGCCGCGTCGGCGTGAGCAACTTCACCGTCGAGGAACTCGCGACGGCGCGCGACCACCTCGACGCGCCGATAGCCGCCCACCAGACGGAGTTCCACCCGCTGTTCAATCGACCCGAACTGCTCGCGGACGCGCGGGAGCACGGCGAGGCAGTCGTCGCCTACTCGCCGATGGCGGGCGGTCTCGTCTCGGAGGTCGAAGAAGTGGTCGCCGTGGCCGAGAAACACGACACCACGCCGCACGCCGTCTCGCTGGCGTGGGCGCGCGCGAAGGGATGCGCCGTCGTCCCGAAGGCGAGTTCGGAGTCGCACCTCCGGGCCAACCTCGCGGCGGCGACGACGCTCGAACTCGACGACGAGGACGTGGCCCGCATCGACGGTATCGACCGGGAGCGGGAACTGTTCCCCGAGTGATAGCGAATTTCCCGGAACGGTTATAAGTCAGACAATAGTGAATAGGGTATGCGGATTCCGAGTGGGGTCAGCGGTTTCGATCACCTCATCCAGGGGGGGTTCCTCCCCGGTCGACTCTACGTACTGTCGGGTCCTCCGGGAAGTGGGAAGACGACGTTCACCGCCCAGTTCGTCGCAGAGGGACTACGTAACGGGGAGAATTGTATGTACATCACGATGCACGAGACGCGCGAGGAACTCGTCAACGACATGTCGAGCTACGACTTCGGCTTCGAGACGCTCACCTCGTCGGACCAGTTCCGGTTCATCAATCTCGCGAGCCAGAAAGGCAAGCACATCCTGAACCAGTTCTCGGGAAGCGGCAACACCTCGGGCGTGCAGAGCCTGACGGACAAAATCGTCGCGTTCGTGAACTCGCGGAAGGTCGACCGCCTCGTCATCGACTCGACGATGCTGCTGCAACTCCTGTTCACCGGGGACGACCAGGAGATGACGCGGTTTCTGACCGCGCTGAAACAGGGGGATGCGACGACGCTCCTCATCTCCGAGATGACCGACCCGAGTTCCTACTCCGACGAGCACTTCCTCGCTCACGGGGTCGTCTTCTTCCACAACTACCTCGAAGCGACGGGGATGACGCGGGGGATTCAGGTGGTGAAGATGCGCGGAACGAACATCGACTGCGACATCCGGTCGCTGACGTTCACGGACGGAGGGTTGAGCGTGGACCCGATGGACCACGTGAACTTCTGAACCATGTACGAACGCGCCTTCGACTTGGAGTGGGACTCCCTCGGCGCCGAGGAGGCCCTCCGTCGGATGTACGCGCTGGGGACCGCCGCCGAGTTGGGCCACGAGTACGAGGTCGAACGCGCGCGCATCCTGCGGAGAGCCACCACGGCGTACCAGCGGAGCGTGCTCGACCTGGCGTACGCGGAGGGACGAAACGCCGTCCGGGACCACCGCGAGGAGTACGATTCCGACGCGGAGACGTGGGAGGCGCTCATCGAGGCGAAGGGCATCGCGGTCGACCCCGAGTCGGACGCCGCCGACGGCGACGACCCTGGTCGACGCCTCCCGAACGCCATCGACCGGGCGTCGATGCTCGAACTCGACGTCGACGACCTCGAACGGCTCAGACTGCCGAAGTTCCTCCGCCGGGAGGAGTGAGCCGACTCGGTACGAATCGACCCGGTTCGATTCGACGCGGACCGTGGATTCTTCGGTGTCGGGCGCCTACCGTCGAGTATGTCTCAACAGGGCTCGGACGCTCCGACGAGCGACGACGAGTGGCGCGAGCGACTCACCGACGAGGAGTACGAGATACTCCGCGAACGCGGGACCGAACCCAAGTTCAGCGGCGAGCACCTCGACCGCGACGAGGACGGCGTCTACCGCTGTGCGGGATGCGGCGCCGAACTGTTCGAGGCCGAGACGAAGTACGACTCCGGGTGCGGGTGGCCCGCCTTCTTCGCGGCGAACGACGACGCCGTCGAGACCGAGACGGACACCCGCCACGGGATGCGCCGCATCGAGGTCACCTGCAAGAACTGCGGCGGCCACCTCGGCCACGTCTTCGACGACGGTCCCGACCCGACCGGCAAGCGCTACTGCATCAACTCCGTCGCCCTCGACTTCGACCCCGAGGAGTGACGCTCCGAACCGGCCGTTAAGCCGCACCCGGGGCGCTCGCTTCCGCTCGGCGACCGAACCGCCGCGCCGACGCCATCCGGAGCCTCTGCGTTACAGCGCCCGTAACGCCGCGTAACGACTCGATTCGACCGAGCTACCGGGTTCGTACTGAATACTCCTCCGGCGAGTGAGTCCCCAATGACTCACG contains:
- a CDS encoding HAD family hydrolase; the encoded protein is MQYDAVIFDNDGVLVRLTTLDVLRRASRAAFEDVGISDPATEHVERMMLGVTPADVREVCETYEPAPAEFWAARDGAASDAQIREMRDGRMARYDDVSALERIDAPRGVVSTNQQATVDAVLDHHSLSHLFETAYGRDPTVESLRLKKPEPHYLERAMADLDAETALFVGDSETDVLAAHRAGVDSAFIRRGHRADAVLDERPTYEIETLYDLHDVDGVPLAAADGGAR
- a CDS encoding aldo/keto reductase, whose translation is MTDDASGSTVGEAGVPAVGLGTMGLETTKEARAVTTALEMGYRHVDTAQIYDNEAVVGDAAAAADVPREDVFLATKVWADKLGYDDVLSSTRASLERLRTDYVDLLYVHRPIDAYDPETTLAAFDRLREEGLIRRVGVSNFTVEELATARDHLDAPIAAHQTEFHPLFNRPELLADAREHGEAVVAYSPMAGGLVSEVEEVVAVAEKHDTTPHAVSLAWARAKGCAVVPKASSESHLRANLAAATTLELDDEDVARIDGIDRERELFPE
- a CDS encoding RAD55 family ATPase, producing MRIPSGVSGFDHLIQGGFLPGRLYVLSGPPGSGKTTFTAQFVAEGLRNGENCMYITMHETREELVNDMSSYDFGFETLTSSDQFRFINLASQKGKHILNQFSGSGNTSGVQSLTDKIVAFVNSRKVDRLVIDSTMLLQLLFTGDDQEMTRFLTALKQGDATTLLISEMTDPSSYSDEHFLAHGVVFFHNYLEATGMTRGIQVVKMRGTNIDCDIRSLTFTDGGLSVDPMDHVNF
- the msrB gene encoding peptide-methionine (R)-S-oxide reductase MsrB; translated protein: MSQQGSDAPTSDDEWRERLTDEEYEILRERGTEPKFSGEHLDRDEDGVYRCAGCGAELFEAETKYDSGCGWPAFFAANDDAVETETDTRHGMRRIEVTCKNCGGHLGHVFDDGPDPTGKRYCINSVALDFDPEE